The Diabrotica virgifera virgifera chromosome 4, PGI_DIABVI_V3a genome segment ATTCCTACCATTCTCTCATGTATACCTTCAAAATATCTAAGCAAACTATTTCAAAATGTGTTGCAGAGGTATGCAAAGCGCTCATAGATGCTCTTCAAGATTACGTAAAGGTAAGAAAAAATAACTATTCATGGTAGTTtgttatatatttaaaaatataagaaattaCAACGTCAATAAGAGAGTGTGAATGTCCTCATCTTGATTAATAGTAGAAGTTGATGTCGAACTCCGACCACTTAATGTATTGGGGTAATGTCCTGGAGATGGTATTTAATTATGGGCAACATTGAATGATTGCAGTGGATATGCTTGTGGAGTAGATGGATGAGAATGATTTATGAAATGAGGATTATCGTATTTGCCCATTTCTGCTTCAAATAGAACAGTATTAATTATATTCTGAACGGAAAATCTAGCAAATGGCGACACAATTTTTCGAAGCTTCATTGCAACTTGTTCACCAAACAATGAAAATTCATCCTTTTCAGCCCTTTTAGCAGTAATAGATCGCATAAGATTCACTGCCTCGTTTACAATTGGTAAATTAGTAGCCATACTTTTTCGACCACGGGACTTCACAATGTTAATTGAGTTTGATTTAGATTGAGATTGAGCTGTTGTTCCAACCTCATTTTCGGAACCATCAATGCTCTGTTCCAATACTTGTAGCGACTCTTCTCCATCGTCTGTTTCTACTTCTTGTGAATCTTCTTCCTTTCGTTTTCGTTTACCCtgaaacaaaatattaatttctaaATTAATCCACTTTTTTGCTTTGCAATTTATAGTTCGTTCGTCTGTTTATGGTATGTAACTTTTATTTTCAGATGACTACAACTAACGAAAGTTGGTACTTTATAGCCAAGCAGTTCAACGACAAATGgaattttccaaattgtgtcggaGCTATGGACGGCAAACATATATCAATACAAGCTCCTATAAATTCAGGAACCGATTTTTTCAACTACAAGAGCTTCTTTAGCATTGTCTTGTTCGCTGTTGTAGACgcaaattataattttatatatgCAAACGTGGGATGTCAGGGACGAATATCGGACGGGGGCGTATTCAACGATTCATATTTCAAAGAGTGCCTTGAAGAAAATACCCTAAACCTTCCACCTGCTTGTTCATTACTAGGACGAAGCACTGATGTTCCATTTGTTTTTGTGGCGGATGACGCATTCCCACTATCAACAAACATAATGAAGCCATTCGCAGGACATCAGGAAAAAGGTTCAAAAAATAGAATATTCAACTATCGATTGAGCCGCGCAAGAAGAGTGTCAGAAAATGCTTTTGGCATTTTAAGTGCTGTTTTCCGAGTGCTTCGAAGGCCCATGTTGTTATTGTTGGAACCAGAAACTGCAACGAACGTAGTTTTGGCCTTAATTCACCTACACAATTTCTTGCGAAAAAACACTTCAAGAAATCTTTACACTCCACCTGGAATGATTGATGTAGAATGTTCGGATACTGGAGCAATTAATCCTGGGCTTTGGAAACGAAATGCTTCCTCTAATGAATTGCTCAGTTTTGGCAGAACGGCAAGAAGGAGTGGAGCTGCGGCACAAAATGTGAGAAACGAATTGGCCGAATTCTTCATTTCTCAAGAAGGAGCATTGCCTTTTCAATATGATAAATGAAATACGATATACCAATATGATTATATCAATATTTTCAAATTTATGTATAAATATGAACTCAATTATTAAGAATGAATAAAGTATCTACTACAGTGTAAATATGATATACATACCTCTGAATCTTGCGTTACAATAGGTTTATTCTTATCCTTCAGAAATTCCATTAACTTATACGCAAACCATTTACTTTTGTAAGTTTCTACGGTTCCATTACCACTTTTTTCTGAATCTTTCTCTTTTTTTACTTCCCGTGCAAAGTGACTTAAGAGATATCTAATCTTTTTTTCGATTTCCTCTTTCTCCACTCCAAAAGATACGCTTATTTCCAACAATGCATCGCGACGTTTGTTCCGGTCTTTATAATCTGCCAATCGGCTGTTCCACAGAACGGGGCGCTCATGATACATTTCAAGTAGGTTTTGTGTATTTTCTTCATTCCACTCCATTTCCCGAATAACAATAAAGCACACAATTATTGTGAATCGACAGGCCACGAGATGTCTTCGTGATCAATTGCACTGATCCCTCACTGAATGCCGACGAGGATTGCCTACAAAACGTACACACTACACTGATCGGTACGGTTCTCTTTCATCGAGACCGCCATCAATCGGGTTTGGAATCGGTTCGGCTTTCGGCCCCGAACCCAAGCCGCAATTGCGTCCGTACTACATGCGGCTTTGCCGATCGGCAATACCGATCGGCAAGGCATGGCATAATGTGGATGCGCCTTTAAGTTggccacggaagcatcgtctaatgctaatgtatgtggACCTCAATCAAAAGATGGATGCATCAGGACAAcatttaaatcaaggtccatgctgccagattttaccaagaaatcacaatgcGAAGTTGGTGTTTGAGACCTGGAtacaaacagatgaaaaagaaatgtacattatgtaaataatgtaaaaaacacacactcattggttggttggagagaagggtgcgtgtggagctagaagtgcaaccaccccctcgttttgagatctgggttgtttaaatattgtcatacaatatctaaacaagcgaagagcttcacaatgtaacaaaaaaatgagataactaaatgttttttaatttttcaaaatcatcaaaaatttaaaatttttatagattttgattgaccttgcgggatcggaaaatGTCCCttaaatgcgtaaaacaatttttttagtacTCAACTatgcaaagtgtaaataaattttactatagcgataaataaaacgtacccgaaggacaaataaaaatttttgaaaaaaaggtaaaattttatttttttttttcataatctttaggtccgttgcgggatcggaaaataaagtccgatttgaataattatttttttgtttttcttgtaattaccaatcgcaacttttccgcactatagcgatacggaattatcaacttgacttttttcgcaccaccctattgTACAACACTCTATAGTCTCAGCcggcggttctcaaccttttttactcagcgacgcactaacgtactccttacagattcgcgacacccttatatgtacaaatgtttgctagtggtaggtaagtacagatgaatatattaagcatattattttttatttcgtaagaaCATAACAAGCAAAAAACAAAACAGAAAGAATACATAAAATTAGTGTTAAATTTGACCCTGATGACTTTTGCAAAGTATATCTATCCGAGGACGAATTGTAGACGGACACACTCTCAGCTCGCTGTCCACATCAAGGAGTCGAGACCGGTAGCtagattttatatttttcatCGCAGAAAATGCAGATTCACATAAGTACGAGGTCGAAAACGGCAGTAAAAGGGATACTGCTTTCTTTGCTAATTCTGGGTAAGTATTCATTCTTAACTGAAATCCAAAAACCATCCGGAGCTAATTCTCTAAATTTTGATTTTAGGTTAATTCTGCCTTGCTTAAGTTGTTCTCGTCAAGTGCAATCAACCATTCACAGTTAGCACTCAAGACAGAGGGAAAGTATTTAGTTATCCCTTCTTGCAACTTACATAAGTGCTCTTTCATGCTCTCCTTTAGTAGTCTGTTCTTCAGATTTCAGATTAATTAAAGTTATAGAGGTTTCGGGAAAAGCAGTCAAATCGTTTTTTTCTATAACCGAGTTCCAGAATGTAAGTTTTTTGGAGAACGCACTTATTTTATCAGTTGATGATGTTATGGTTTCCTTTCGTCCTTGCATAGTTGCATTCAAAGAATTTAGCTTATTAAAAATGTCTGAAAGTTAAGCCAACTTAGCACACCAAAGAGGGTTTTTaagatttttacaaaaatcactGGCCATCTTCTGTTTTAAAAAATTCGAGTAGTTCGTTTTTAAGCTCTAAAACTCTGTTCAGTATTTTTCCTTTCGAAAGCCAACGAATTTTACTATGAAATAACAAGACTTTATGATCTGCGCCCATGTCTTTACAAA includes the following:
- the LOC126882887 gene encoding uncharacterized protein LOC126882887, which codes for MEWNEENTQNLLEMYHERPVLWNSRLADYKDRNKRRDALLEISVSFGVEKEEIEKKIRYLLSHFAREVKKEKDSEKSGNGTVETYKSKWFAYKLMEFLKDKNKPIVTQDSEGKRKRKEEDSQEVETDDGEESLQVLEQSIDGSENEVGTTAQSQSKSNSINIVKSRGRKSMATNLPIVNEAVNLMRSITAKRAEKDEFSLFGEQVAMKLRKIVSPFARFSVQNIINTVLFEAEMGKYDNPHFINHSHPSTPQAYPLQSFNVAHN